Proteins encoded in a region of the Thermococcus stetteri genome:
- a CDS encoding SLC45 family MFS transporter — MEFKYSRIFLLGFGFFGISIIWALYNAYIPIFLQDTFHMNRTVTGFIMTIDNLFAVLLLPFLGALSDMTRTRLGRRKPYILLGAPSAALMFALIPVAREHGSLALFMGTIIFMNFFMALFRSPVIAFMPDITPSEKRSQANGIINFMGGLGALLAYFGGKVLYDMNYAYPFYAGALIMLLANLLVVLLVPEPEEYRVPGKKINIREILSETSHKSFGELKENLKDVFASHERSLLAILLAIFFWFVAFNSLETFFTSYVKYHLYGIPVGAPETEITRRIESTGAFMLGMFSLSFMLFAIPAGFLGARIGRRKTITLGLLTVIAIILAAFFIGETSRPQEVSLTDPVIMEFMGLFFIGGIGWAMVNVNSLPMVVDMTVNEKVGGYTGLYYFFSQAANLVAPPLAGALLDLIGYKTLLPFAMAFFLLAVIAMQFVRRGDVKGGTDNAYEYVPDMD; from the coding sequence GTGGAGTTCAAATACAGCAGAATATTCCTGCTCGGCTTCGGTTTCTTCGGGATAAGCATAATATGGGCCCTCTACAACGCGTACATTCCGATATTCCTGCAGGACACGTTCCATATGAACAGAACGGTGACTGGCTTCATAATGACGATAGACAACCTCTTCGCCGTTCTGCTCCTCCCGTTCCTCGGAGCCCTCAGCGACATGACGAGGACGAGACTCGGAAGGAGAAAGCCGTACATCCTGCTTGGCGCGCCCTCAGCCGCGCTGATGTTCGCGCTCATTCCGGTGGCAAGGGAGCACGGAAGTCTGGCCCTTTTTATGGGCACGATAATCTTCATGAACTTCTTCATGGCCCTCTTCCGCTCACCCGTCATTGCCTTCATGCCAGACATAACGCCGAGCGAAAAGAGGAGCCAAGCCAACGGGATAATAAACTTCATGGGCGGTCTCGGTGCGCTCCTCGCTTACTTTGGGGGTAAGGTGCTCTACGACATGAACTACGCATATCCATTCTACGCCGGGGCACTCATCATGCTCCTCGCCAACCTGCTGGTCGTTCTCCTCGTCCCGGAGCCGGAGGAGTACCGCGTTCCAGGCAAAAAGATAAACATCAGGGAAATCCTCTCCGAGACGTCCCACAAGAGCTTCGGTGAACTCAAGGAAAACCTCAAGGACGTCTTTGCCAGCCACGAGAGGAGCCTTCTTGCGATTCTCCTCGCGATATTCTTCTGGTTCGTTGCATTCAACTCCCTTGAGACCTTCTTCACGAGCTACGTCAAGTACCACCTTTATGGGATCCCCGTTGGGGCCCCGGAAACTGAGATAACGAGAAGGATAGAGAGCACCGGTGCCTTCATGCTCGGGATGTTCAGCCTCAGCTTCATGCTATTCGCGATTCCAGCGGGCTTCCTTGGGGCCAGAATAGGCAGGAGGAAGACGATAACCCTCGGGCTTCTAACGGTGATTGCGATAATCCTGGCGGCTTTCTTCATCGGCGAAACCTCAAGGCCCCAGGAGGTCTCCCTTACCGACCCTGTCATCATGGAGTTCATGGGGCTGTTCTTCATCGGCGGAATCGGATGGGCCATGGTCAACGTCAACTCCCTTCCAATGGTCGTCGACATGACAGTGAACGAGAAGGTCGGCGGCTACACGGGACTCTACTACTTTTTCAGCCAGGCAGCGAACCTCGTGGCTCCCCCTCTGGCAGGCGCACTGCTCGACCTTATAGGCTATAAGACTCTCCTGCCCTTTGCAATGGCCTTCTTCCTCCTGGCAGTGATAGCCATGCAGTTCGTCAGAAGGGGAGACGTCAAGGGAGGTACAGACAACGCGTACGAATACGTTCCGGACATGGACTGA
- a CDS encoding metallophosphoesterase produces MKPKPLPEKALKLGKNIVIADVHLGYEIAMAKEGFYLPRVFHDVVRNLKSILERENPKRLIINGDFKHSFVPEWREKTELRAFLDEISPLVSEIVLVRGNHDVGILWLKELGVEIVDELEVGKWKLVHGHKLVEGENFIIGHEHPAIRLRDEVGAVVKVPVFLMGEHLIVLPAFSPWAYGNDVLREIVSPFLRYWKEDFKVLVPVDREILDFGTLSKLQEALKRL; encoded by the coding sequence ATGAAACCGAAACCTCTCCCAGAGAAGGCCCTAAAGCTGGGAAAAAACATTGTCATAGCCGACGTTCACCTCGGCTACGAAATAGCAATGGCCAAAGAGGGCTTCTATCTCCCTCGGGTTTTCCACGACGTTGTGAGGAACCTGAAAAGCATACTCGAGAGGGAGAATCCGAAGAGACTGATAATAAACGGGGACTTCAAGCACTCATTTGTTCCTGAATGGCGGGAGAAAACAGAGCTTAGGGCATTTCTTGATGAGATATCACCGTTGGTATCCGAAATAGTCCTCGTGAGGGGCAACCATGACGTAGGCATCCTCTGGCTGAAGGAACTTGGCGTTGAGATCGTAGACGAACTCGAAGTGGGGAAATGGAAGCTCGTCCACGGACACAAACTCGTAGAGGGTGAGAACTTCATAATAGGGCACGAACACCCCGCAATAAGGCTGAGGGATGAGGTTGGGGCCGTTGTCAAAGTACCAGTGTTTCTAATGGGGGAGCACCTAATAGTCCTGCCTGCATTCAGTCCCTGGGCATACGGCAACGATGTCTTGAGGGAGATCGTATCGCCTTTTTTGAGATACTGGAAGGAAGACTTCAAAGTTTTAGTACCAGTGGATAGGGAGATCCTAGACTTTGGAACCCTATCAAAACTTCAGGAAGCCCTAAAAAGGCTGTAG
- a CDS encoding glycerophosphodiester phosphodiesterase family protein, with amino-acid sequence MVDWNKTLVLGHRGYSAKYPENTLLAFKKAIEAGADGVELDVWLTEDGEVVVIHDETVDRTSNGSGRVKEMTLEELKSLDFGSGERIPTLEEVFEALPEDAIINVELKDVEAAKKAAEIIGNNNPERVIISSFIIDALQEYRKYDKETRMGLLIDREEVLSRLPALIGELSLWSVNPPIDAMTILGVEKTVGALQMAKKAGLKVILWPLNDESYYANDNLVRLGGLFDVVIVNDVERMLSYLWNLGLR; translated from the coding sequence ATGGTCGACTGGAACAAAACGCTCGTTCTCGGACACAGAGGATATTCGGCCAAATACCCGGAGAACACCCTTTTGGCATTTAAAAAGGCAATCGAAGCCGGGGCAGACGGCGTTGAGCTAGACGTCTGGCTCACGGAGGATGGGGAGGTCGTTGTAATCCACGATGAGACCGTTGACAGGACGAGCAACGGGAGCGGCAGGGTTAAGGAGATGACCCTTGAAGAGCTTAAATCCCTCGACTTCGGAAGCGGGGAGAGGATCCCGACGCTTGAGGAAGTTTTCGAGGCCCTTCCGGAGGACGCGATAATCAACGTCGAGCTGAAAGATGTGGAGGCCGCCAAGAAGGCCGCTGAAATCATAGGGAACAACAACCCTGAAAGGGTTATCATCTCGTCCTTCATCATCGATGCCCTGCAGGAGTACAGGAAGTACGATAAGGAGACCAGAATGGGACTCCTCATAGACCGTGAGGAGGTTCTCTCCCGGCTTCCGGCCCTCATCGGGGAGCTGTCCCTCTGGTCAGTCAACCCGCCGATCGATGCCATGACCATCTTGGGCGTCGAGAAGACCGTTGGAGCGCTCCAGATGGCGAAGAAAGCGGGCCTTAAGGTTATCCTCTGGCCCCTAAACGATGAGAGCTACTACGCCAACGACAACCTTGTGAGGCTCGGCGGGCTCTTCGATGTGGTTATAGTCAACGACGTTGAGCGGATGCTCTCATACCTCTGGAATCTCGGTCTCCGCTGA
- a CDS encoding glycerophosphodiester phosphodiesterase family protein, translating to MRVLTLGHRGFRGRLENTIPAFRRALRWADGVEMDVRLTGDGRLVAHHDRGFRSDGEYHLLSELTLPELKRLHPLGGLVPEVRKVLSEIQGFFDFDVKEADAVGKLVDLVERKSLVGSCVFSSDSPEIVRKLVSECPDCRVGFSITSYRSVLELSRVSGLYSIHVPIDGVSYVGYGAFTTLLRTLRKRGLKIYLWNYRMDELLWVPRLLPFVDAVISDDPLKLRKALIREEPGC from the coding sequence ATGAGAGTGCTCACCTTAGGACACCGGGGGTTCAGGGGAAGGCTTGAGAACACAATTCCTGCCTTCAGGAGGGCCCTTAGATGGGCGGATGGCGTGGAGATGGACGTCAGGCTTACTGGCGACGGAAGGCTCGTGGCTCATCACGACCGCGGCTTCAGGAGCGATGGGGAGTACCATCTGCTCTCGGAGCTTACCCTCCCTGAGCTCAAGCGCCTCCACCCGCTCGGCGGTCTGGTCCCGGAGGTGAGGAAGGTTCTCTCCGAGATTCAAGGTTTCTTTGATTTCGACGTTAAGGAAGCCGACGCGGTTGGAAAGCTCGTTGATCTCGTTGAGAGGAAATCCCTCGTGGGCTCTTGCGTGTTTTCCTCGGACAGTCCTGAAATCGTGAGGAAACTGGTTTCAGAGTGCCCGGACTGCAGGGTCGGCTTCTCGATAACGTCCTACCGCTCAGTCCTCGAACTTTCCCGCGTTTCGGGGCTTTATTCCATCCACGTTCCGATAGATGGTGTTTCCTACGTGGGGTATGGGGCGTTCACGACGCTCCTGCGCACCCTTAGAAAGCGCGGCCTTAAGATATACCTATGGAACTACAGGATGGACGAGCTTCTCTGGGTTCCCAGGCTTCTGCCCTTCGTTGATGCGGTCATCTCGGATGATCCCCTGAAGCTTAGAAAAGCTTTAATTAGGGAGGAACCCGGATGCTGA
- a CDS encoding NAD(P)/FAD-dependent oxidoreductase — MEPMPQIPMLSYDVVVIGGGPAGMAAAAKAKELGLNVLLLDENDYLGGILPQCIHPGFGIHYFKEELTGPEFASRLAKHLVELGVEYKTSARVLEIKNYSDLEKVVIFTSPTGVYQVWAKAVIYAAGARERHAFEIGIVGDRVSGIYTAGEAQTLMDIYGVLPGKEVVIVGSGDVGLIMARRFALEGAKVKAVIELMPYPGGLARNVMILRDFNIPLYLSHKVVEVRGKGRVQGVKVVKVDENLNEIPGSEFWIEADTLVISAGLVPSVKKLRKIGVEIDPATGGPVVNDRLETSVPGIFVAGNALLINDLVDYVAEQGELAAESAREFIEKGGIESRKWVKVEKGQNVRLIAPHYLSGDRDVYLYLRVSRPMEDVEIRIPEVGKRLRLPVVKPAEMRRLKLKAEEIQKAGEKLTVEVVKA; from the coding sequence ATGGAGCCGATGCCGCAGATACCGATGCTTTCCTACGATGTCGTCGTCATCGGCGGTGGTCCTGCTGGAATGGCGGCCGCGGCAAAGGCCAAGGAGCTCGGACTCAACGTTCTCCTGCTGGATGAGAACGACTATCTTGGAGGAATCCTTCCGCAGTGCATCCACCCAGGCTTCGGAATCCACTACTTCAAGGAGGAGCTGACAGGCCCGGAGTTCGCGTCGAGACTTGCCAAGCACCTGGTGGAGCTCGGCGTTGAGTACAAGACCTCTGCGAGGGTTCTCGAGATAAAGAACTACTCTGACCTCGAGAAGGTAGTGATATTCACCTCGCCCACCGGAGTCTATCAGGTCTGGGCGAAGGCGGTGATCTACGCCGCCGGTGCCAGGGAGAGGCACGCCTTCGAGATAGGCATAGTGGGAGACCGCGTTTCTGGAATCTACACAGCTGGAGAGGCCCAGACCCTCATGGACATCTACGGAGTCCTTCCCGGCAAAGAGGTCGTCATAGTCGGCTCGGGTGACGTCGGCCTGATAATGGCGCGCAGGTTCGCCCTCGAGGGTGCGAAGGTGAAGGCAGTCATTGAGCTCATGCCCTACCCCGGCGGTCTTGCGAGGAACGTTATGATACTCAGGGACTTCAACATACCCCTTTATTTGAGCCATAAGGTCGTTGAAGTCCGCGGAAAGGGCAGGGTTCAGGGGGTCAAGGTAGTCAAGGTGGACGAGAACCTCAATGAGATTCCGGGAAGCGAGTTCTGGATCGAGGCTGATACTCTGGTTATCTCCGCAGGGCTGGTCCCGAGCGTCAAGAAGCTCAGGAAGATAGGCGTCGAGATAGACCCGGCAACGGGCGGCCCTGTCGTGAATGACCGTCTTGAAACCAGCGTTCCAGGGATATTCGTGGCCGGAAACGCCCTTCTAATAAACGACCTCGTTGATTACGTGGCCGAGCAGGGCGAGCTGGCCGCTGAGAGTGCCAGGGAGTTCATTGAGAAGGGTGGAATAGAGAGCAGAAAGTGGGTGAAGGTCGAGAAGGGCCAGAACGTCAGGCTGATAGCTCCACACTACCTCAGCGGAGACCGCGATGTTTACCTCTACCTGCGCGTTTCAAGGCCGATGGAGGACGTTGAGATCAGAATCCCCGAGGTTGGAAAGAGGCTTAGACTCCCGGTTGTTAAGCCCGCCGAGATGAGAAGGCTCAAACTGAAGGCCGAGGAGATTCAGAAAGCCGGCGAAAAGCTCACCGTCGAGGTGGTGAAGGCATGA
- a CDS encoding DUF1667 domain-containing protein, whose product MKAYRFTCIVCPLGCSIEVEVENGEVKEVRGCKCPRGMEWAIQEVTSPKRVVMSVVPVEGGALPTVSVKTAEPVPKEKIPELMKFLTKLKLKAPVEIGQVVAEWKGIKIVATRGA is encoded by the coding sequence ATGAAAGCCTACCGCTTCACGTGCATCGTCTGTCCCCTCGGGTGCTCCATTGAAGTCGAGGTCGAGAACGGTGAGGTCAAGGAGGTCCGGGGTTGCAAGTGTCCGCGCGGAATGGAATGGGCGATTCAAGAAGTTACCAGTCCAAAGAGGGTCGTCATGAGCGTTGTCCCAGTTGAGGGCGGTGCCCTTCCGACGGTGAGCGTCAAGACCGCCGAACCGGTTCCCAAGGAGAAGATTCCAGAGCTGATGAAGTTCCTGACAAAGCTGAAGCTGAAGGCGCCTGTGGAGATAGGCCAGGTCGTTGCTGAATGGAAAGGGATAAAAATAGTGGCCACGAGGGGCGCTTAG
- a CDS encoding PrsW family intramembrane metalloprotease, which translates to MGLIAYIAFFAYAPALAILWYFYHKDRYEPEPKRYVVATFLLGATLSVGIAYILESALTIGGIIKPILPATAFYVALVAGLVEEPAKALAIRYPFAAGQMDGIMDGIVYGVAAGLGFAATENFLYGLGWGVGVTIARAFLTPFAHATWSAIVGAGYGLVAEGKTYSTGSFLALAMILHAIWDYFAFLSAGIPAYNLVLIFLILLNAAILRYFLMLAEMEERSKLWYYLFRRGMQ; encoded by the coding sequence ATGGGTCTCATAGCGTATATCGCGTTCTTCGCTTACGCCCCAGCGCTGGCCATACTCTGGTACTTTTATCACAAGGACAGGTACGAGCCTGAGCCTAAGAGGTACGTGGTGGCAACGTTCCTCCTTGGGGCTACCCTATCGGTTGGAATCGCATACATCCTGGAGAGCGCGCTCACGATAGGGGGAATAATCAAGCCAATACTGCCCGCAACGGCCTTTTACGTTGCCCTGGTGGCGGGGCTTGTTGAAGAGCCCGCAAAGGCACTCGCAATAAGGTATCCCTTCGCGGCGGGCCAGATGGACGGCATCATGGACGGGATCGTTTACGGTGTCGCAGCGGGCCTAGGGTTTGCCGCCACGGAGAACTTCCTGTACGGCCTCGGCTGGGGAGTGGGCGTTACCATAGCGAGGGCATTCCTGACACCCTTTGCCCATGCCACGTGGAGTGCCATAGTCGGCGCAGGGTATGGACTAGTAGCCGAAGGAAAGACGTATTCTACGGGAAGCTTTCTAGCCCTGGCTATGATCCTCCACGCGATATGGGACTATTTCGCGTTCCTCAGCGCTGGAATCCCGGCCTACAACCTCGTACTGATATTCCTGATCCTGCTTAACGCGGCCATACTGCGCTATTTCCTCATGCTGGCTGAAATGGAGGAGAGGAGCAAACTCTGGTACTACCTGTTCAGGAGGGGAATGCAATGA
- a CDS encoding MFS transporter, which yields MEGNREKVTRGFSWGLVLGLALLGFSRSVGWALNKGLSFPLLSSYTESAFVKGTILALEGLIGIIVPPLLGYYSDTLRSRHGRRRPFIIIGGLLAGTAAIMIYTAYAIGVPLIGFALTLAFFYLSMHLYTAQFRALMPDTVESGRRGTASGVITLLEWAGNLFLFGLAGYLIAKAVEMTGESEGINALTQTPYLKVPFLVTAFFLIGAAIFVYLIVREPESPDIKENESLGEYLWSIVRNRDFLKFYAAQTLWWMSFEFIAVFLYGILAFILHGSASEENVKAVTSLGLYLMALFNVAVLLGALPGGIIYDKLGRRLSIILGGLIFAVPQVWGWFITTKAQITIALGIAGIGWGILMAASYPVIGDLLTKFEREAFTGRYYGFFEATRSLPVLLAGTIGGAIVDLAGENYRVLFPIGALLVLLAMPMVWMMKNLDVEKS from the coding sequence ATGGAGGGAAACCGGGAAAAAGTAACAAGGGGCTTTAGCTGGGGGCTCGTTCTGGGTCTTGCCCTCCTCGGCTTCAGCAGGAGCGTTGGATGGGCCCTCAACAAAGGGCTCTCTTTTCCGCTGTTGTCGAGCTATACTGAGTCGGCCTTCGTCAAGGGCACCATCCTCGCCCTTGAGGGCCTGATAGGAATAATAGTCCCTCCGCTTCTCGGCTATTACAGCGATACCCTCAGGTCAAGGCACGGAAGAAGAAGACCGTTCATCATAATAGGCGGTCTGCTGGCAGGCACAGCTGCCATAATGATCTACACCGCTTACGCCATTGGTGTACCGCTCATCGGATTCGCGCTAACGCTGGCCTTCTTCTACCTCTCGATGCACCTCTACACGGCCCAGTTCAGGGCGCTCATGCCCGATACCGTTGAGAGCGGAAGACGCGGAACCGCGAGCGGAGTGATAACCCTGCTCGAATGGGCCGGCAACCTTTTCCTCTTCGGGCTTGCGGGCTACCTGATAGCCAAGGCGGTGGAGATGACCGGCGAAAGCGAGGGGATAAATGCGCTCACTCAAACGCCTTACCTCAAGGTACCGTTCCTTGTTACCGCGTTTTTCCTCATTGGGGCGGCCATCTTTGTATACCTCATAGTCAGAGAGCCAGAGAGCCCGGATATAAAAGAGAACGAAAGCCTTGGGGAGTACCTGTGGAGCATCGTCCGGAACAGGGACTTCCTGAAGTTCTACGCGGCCCAGACCCTCTGGTGGATGAGCTTCGAGTTCATAGCGGTGTTTCTCTACGGGATACTCGCCTTCATTCTCCACGGTTCGGCGAGTGAGGAGAACGTGAAGGCGGTAACCTCCCTCGGCCTCTATCTGATGGCACTCTTCAACGTAGCGGTACTCCTCGGTGCCCTTCCTGGAGGGATCATCTACGACAAACTCGGGAGAAGGCTGAGCATAATCCTCGGCGGGCTGATATTTGCGGTTCCACAGGTATGGGGATGGTTCATAACGACCAAGGCCCAGATAACGATAGCCCTCGGAATAGCGGGAATCGGCTGGGGAATCCTCATGGCTGCATCATACCCGGTGATCGGGGATTTGCTTACGAAGTTCGAGAGGGAAGCGTTCACAGGCAGATACTACGGCTTCTTTGAGGCAACACGCTCCCTTCCTGTACTTCTCGCAGGAACGATCGGTGGGGCAATAGTTGACCTCGCGGGCGAGAACTACAGGGTGCTCTTCCCCATTGGAGCCCTCCTGGTTCTCCTGGCGATGCCGATGGTGTGGATGATGAAGAATCTCGATGTGGAGAAAAGTTAA
- the glpK gene encoding glycerol kinase GlpK has protein sequence MDRFLLSLDEGTTSARAIIFDRESNIHGIGQYEFPQHYPRPGWVEHNPEEIWDAQLRAIKDAIQSAKIEPNQIAAIGVTNQRETTLVWDKEGRPLYNAIVWQCRRTAEMIEEIKREYGTMIKEKTGLVPDAYFSASKLKWLLDNVPGLREKAEKGEVLFGTVDTFLIYRLTGEHVTDYSNASRTMLFNIKKLEWDDELLELFDIPESVLPEVRDSSEVYGHTKRKLLGAEIPVSGDAGDQQAALFGQAAFEAGMVKTTYGTGSFILVNTGKMVLYSDNLLTTIGWSIDGRVSYALEGSVFVTGAAVQWLRDGIKIIKHASETEELATKLESNEGVYFVPAFVGLGAPYWDQFARGLIIGITRGTGREHLARATLEAIAYLTRDVVEEMEKLVQIRDLRVDGGATENDFLMQFQADILNRKVIRPVVKETTALGAAYLAGLAVGYWESIDEIAEHWKVEKVFEPKMDEETRERLYNGWKEAVKRALGWAKVVGGNL, from the coding sequence ATGGACAGGTTCCTACTTTCTCTCGACGAGGGGACGACATCCGCGAGGGCGATAATATTCGACAGGGAGAGCAACATCCATGGAATAGGCCAGTACGAGTTCCCCCAGCACTATCCCAGGCCTGGCTGGGTGGAGCACAACCCCGAGGAGATATGGGACGCCCAGCTCAGGGCGATAAAAGATGCCATCCAGAGCGCTAAAATCGAGCCGAACCAGATAGCGGCCATCGGAGTCACCAACCAGCGCGAAACAACCCTCGTATGGGACAAGGAAGGCAGGCCCCTCTACAACGCAATCGTCTGGCAGTGCAGGAGAACGGCGGAAATGATCGAGGAAATCAAGAGGGAGTACGGGACGATGATAAAGGAGAAGACAGGTCTCGTCCCCGATGCTTACTTCTCCGCCTCAAAGCTAAAGTGGCTCCTCGACAACGTTCCCGGTTTGAGGGAGAAGGCAGAGAAGGGGGAGGTTCTCTTTGGGACCGTCGATACCTTCCTCATCTACCGCCTCACAGGGGAGCACGTTACGGACTACTCCAACGCCTCCAGAACCATGCTCTTCAACATAAAGAAGCTTGAGTGGGACGATGAACTCCTTGAGCTCTTCGACATACCGGAGAGTGTCCTCCCCGAGGTGAGGGATTCGAGCGAGGTCTACGGCCACACGAAGAGGAAGCTCCTCGGGGCGGAAATTCCTGTGAGCGGAGATGCGGGCGACCAGCAGGCCGCTTTGTTCGGCCAGGCCGCCTTCGAGGCGGGAATGGTGAAGACCACCTACGGGACGGGGAGCTTCATACTGGTGAACACCGGAAAGATGGTGCTCTATTCAGACAACCTGCTCACGACCATCGGGTGGAGCATCGACGGAAGGGTCAGCTACGCCCTTGAGGGCAGCGTTTTCGTAACCGGAGCGGCTGTGCAGTGGCTGAGGGACGGGATAAAGATAATCAAGCACGCCTCGGAGACGGAGGAGCTTGCAACGAAGCTTGAAAGCAACGAGGGGGTCTACTTCGTCCCGGCCTTTGTGGGCCTCGGAGCGCCTTACTGGGACCAGTTCGCCCGCGGACTGATAATCGGCATAACCCGCGGCACCGGCAGGGAGCACCTTGCGAGGGCGACGCTTGAGGCGATAGCGTATCTAACGAGGGACGTCGTGGAGGAGATGGAGAAGCTCGTCCAAATCAGGGACCTCCGGGTTGACGGGGGAGCAACTGAAAACGACTTCCTGATGCAGTTCCAGGCCGATATTCTCAACAGGAAGGTCATAAGGCCCGTCGTGAAAGAAACAACCGCCCTTGGAGCCGCCTATCTAGCAGGGCTTGCTGTGGGCTACTGGGAGAGCATTGATGAAATAGCGGAACACTGGAAAGTGGAGAAAGTCTTTGAACCGAAGATGGATGAGGAAACGAGGGAAAGGCTCTACAACGGGTGGAAAGAGGCCGTGAAGAGGGCCCTGGGTTGGGCAAAGGTCGTTGGGGGCAACTTATGA
- a CDS encoding NAD(P)/FAD-dependent oxidoreductase, whose amino-acid sequence MKTKVAIIGAGISGASIARVLSKYENLEVHLIEKAPDVGWGVSKANTALIHGGYDDDPDKYPTRAKLCIRGNRLWHRWVKELQIAHVWNGALIVATQEEDFDTLEKLLERGRRNGVPEMRIVDRDELFHLEPGLTRDAIGALWVPIVGQIAPIPAVIALVENAVANGVKTHLETEVRGIKVENGEVKGVETNNGFIEADIVINAAGLYADEIARMAGIDYFEIHPRRGEYWIFDDDVPGPRRVLFPTPTPVSKGIVVTTEISGHLMIGPNAQDLPPEEKDNLATTKEGLEQVWEGAKKLWPNLPPRSKVIRTFAGLRPEPTGGDFIIKAEEEVWGFINVAGIRSPGLTSAPAIAYEVRDIIQRDLGINLVEKEKWNPYRKEITHFFMLPPEKANELIKKNPAYGKIVCRCNNVSEGDILEAIERMKFIGVKTPSVDSVKFRTKATTGTCQGSFCRPRIVQLLAREYGVEPWKITLKGRGSEIGIGDVKALLRGDEA is encoded by the coding sequence ATGAAGACTAAGGTGGCCATCATAGGGGCTGGAATAAGCGGTGCGAGTATAGCACGTGTCCTGAGCAAATACGAGAACCTTGAGGTTCATCTCATTGAAAAAGCTCCCGACGTTGGCTGGGGCGTGAGCAAGGCCAACACCGCCCTGATCCACGGCGGCTACGACGACGACCCGGACAAGTACCCAACGAGGGCAAAGCTCTGTATCAGGGGGAACCGGCTCTGGCACCGGTGGGTAAAGGAGCTCCAGATAGCCCACGTCTGGAACGGTGCCCTTATAGTTGCAACGCAGGAGGAGGACTTTGACACCCTGGAGAAGCTCTTGGAGCGCGGGCGGAGAAACGGCGTCCCCGAGATGAGGATCGTTGATAGGGACGAGCTCTTCCACCTCGAGCCGGGCCTGACGAGGGATGCAATAGGTGCCCTGTGGGTTCCTATCGTTGGTCAGATAGCGCCTATCCCTGCTGTTATAGCCCTCGTCGAGAACGCCGTCGCGAACGGGGTCAAAACCCATCTTGAGACCGAGGTTAGGGGCATAAAAGTTGAGAACGGCGAGGTTAAGGGCGTCGAGACCAACAACGGCTTCATAGAGGCTGATATTGTCATCAACGCCGCCGGCCTCTACGCCGACGAGATAGCGAGGATGGCAGGAATAGACTACTTTGAGATCCACCCGAGGAGAGGAGAGTACTGGATCTTTGACGACGACGTTCCCGGCCCGAGGAGGGTTCTCTTCCCAACCCCAACTCCAGTGAGTAAGGGTATCGTCGTCACGACCGAGATAAGCGGCCACCTCATGATAGGGCCGAACGCCCAGGACCTCCCACCCGAGGAGAAGGACAACCTCGCCACAACCAAGGAAGGCCTCGAACAGGTCTGGGAGGGAGCGAAGAAGCTCTGGCCGAACCTTCCGCCGAGGAGCAAGGTGATAAGGACCTTCGCAGGTTTGAGGCCCGAGCCCACCGGAGGGGACTTCATAATCAAGGCCGAGGAAGAGGTCTGGGGCTTCATAAACGTCGCCGGAATACGCTCGCCGGGATTGACGAGCGCTCCAGCCATAGCATACGAGGTGAGGGACATAATTCAACGCGATCTTGGAATTAATCTCGTTGAGAAGGAGAAGTGGAACCCGTACAGGAAGGAAATAACCCACTTCTTCATGCTCCCGCCGGAGAAGGCCAACGAGCTGATAAAGAAGAATCCTGCCTACGGAAAGATAGTCTGCAGGTGCAACAACGTGAGCGAGGGGGACATCCTTGAGGCCATAGAGAGGATGAAATTCATAGGCGTTAAGACTCCAAGCGTTGATTCCGTCAAGTTCAGGACTAAGGCCACCACCGGAACCTGTCAGGGGAGCTTCTGCAGGCCGAGGATCGTACAGCTCTTGGCCAGGGAATACGGCGTCGAGCCCTGGAAGATAACCCTCAAGGGCAGGGGAAGCGAGATTGGAATAGGCGACGTTAAGGCCCTTCTCAGGGGGGATGAGGCATGA